A genomic segment from Micromonospora echinaurantiaca encodes:
- a CDS encoding class I SAM-dependent methyltransferase produces the protein MTGDHYFTAEPATAAAPREVEFSVAGRDYTLTSAGGVFSADRLDPGTAVLLRKADLPAPGTTGDLLDLGCGFGPITCVLADTAPAATVWAVDVNERARALTAANAARTGAADRVRVTAPDDVPDSVTFAQLWSNPPIRIGKDELHRLLLRWLPRLAPDGVAWLVVARHLGGDSLHRWLVEQGWQVERRASQKGYRVLRVTR, from the coding sequence GTGACCGGCGACCACTACTTCACCGCTGAACCCGCGACCGCAGCCGCGCCGCGCGAGGTCGAGTTCTCCGTCGCCGGCCGCGACTACACGCTGACCTCCGCCGGCGGCGTCTTCTCCGCCGACCGGCTCGACCCCGGCACCGCCGTGCTGCTGCGCAAGGCCGACCTGCCGGCCCCCGGCACCACCGGTGACCTGCTCGACCTCGGCTGTGGCTTCGGGCCGATCACCTGCGTGCTGGCCGACACGGCGCCGGCGGCGACGGTCTGGGCGGTCGACGTCAACGAGCGGGCCCGGGCGCTCACCGCCGCCAACGCGGCGCGCACCGGCGCCGCCGACCGGGTACGCGTCACCGCTCCGGACGACGTACCCGACTCGGTGACCTTCGCCCAGCTCTGGTCCAACCCGCCGATCCGGATCGGCAAGGACGAGCTGCACCGGCTGCTGCTGCGCTGGCTGCCCCGGCTCGCCCCGGATGGGGTCGCCTGGCTGGTGGTCGCCCGGCACCTGGGCGGCGACTCGCTGCACCGCTGGCTGGTCGAGCAGGGCTGGCAGGTCGAGCGGCGGGCCAGCCAGAAGGGCTACCGGGTGCTGCGCGTCACCCGGTAA